In Lentibacillus amyloliquefaciens, one DNA window encodes the following:
- a CDS encoding pyridoxal-phosphate-dependent aminotransferase family protein: protein MLPDQQFLRIPGPTPIPPSVQHAMNLPMIGHRDQETKDLLHSIKPKLKPVFGTNQEVLMIAGSGTAGLESAVVNAVQPGDEVLVIVTGAFGDRFAQICTEHQIATHRYDVKWGEAAEPEEIEKYLKSHPHIKAVFATLCETSTGVLNPVKELARVIRQHSDALFIVDGVSGVSGADVKMDEWEIDILITGSQKAMMLPPGLTFAAVSERAWKVIENNSRPSFYFDLAKYRDQLDNDSTPFTPALSLLFGLNQVLELMEQEGLEAVYSRHRQMMNMTRAAFKALDIPLLTSDESASPTVTAIKPDDFDPDALRKVLKKEFNLTVAGGQKHLKGSIFRIGHMGYCSPADILQTIGIIEVALNKIGKPAELGSGTRAAQEIMLSGGS, encoded by the coding sequence ATGTTGCCGGATCAGCAATTTTTACGGATTCCGGGACCGACACCGATTCCGCCAAGCGTCCAACACGCGATGAACCTGCCGATGATCGGTCACCGTGATCAGGAAACGAAGGATCTATTACATAGCATTAAACCGAAATTAAAACCAGTGTTTGGAACCAATCAGGAGGTACTGATGATTGCCGGAAGCGGCACTGCCGGTTTGGAGTCTGCGGTCGTCAATGCCGTTCAGCCGGGTGATGAAGTCCTGGTCATTGTAACAGGCGCGTTTGGTGACCGTTTTGCCCAGATTTGCACAGAACACCAAATCGCCACGCATCGTTATGATGTGAAATGGGGAGAAGCTGCTGAACCGGAGGAAATCGAAAAATATCTTAAATCACATCCGCATATTAAAGCCGTTTTCGCAACCCTTTGTGAGACTTCCACCGGTGTTTTGAACCCTGTCAAAGAGCTTGCCAGGGTTATCCGGCAGCATTCAGATGCGCTTTTTATCGTTGATGGTGTTTCCGGTGTTTCCGGTGCGGACGTTAAAATGGATGAATGGGAGATTGATATTCTCATAACCGGTTCCCAAAAAGCGATGATGCTCCCACCTGGTCTGACATTCGCCGCCGTAAGCGAACGAGCCTGGAAAGTGATCGAAAATAATAGCCGTCCTTCCTTTTATTTTGATTTAGCAAAATACCGCGACCAGCTGGACAATGACTCGACACCTTTCACACCGGCTTTATCGTTATTATTTGGACTCAATCAGGTGCTTGAGCTGATGGAGCAGGAAGGACTTGAGGCGGTTTATTCACGACACCGTCAGATGATGAATATGACCCGGGCGGCTTTTAAGGCACTCGACATCCCGCTTCTGACAAGTGATGAGTCCGCATCCCCAACGGTGACAGCCATAAAGCCGGACGATTTTGATCCTGATGCGCTTCGGAAAGTGCTGAAAAAGGAATTCAATCTCACGGTAGCTGGCGGACAGAAGCACTTAAAAGGCAGTATTTTCCGGATCGGCCATATGGGCTACTGTTCACCTGCTGATATTCTTCAGACAATCGGCATCATTGAAGTGGCTTTGAATAAAATCGGCAAGCCGGCTGAACTTGGAAGCGGCACACGTGCAGCTCAAGAAATTATGCTATCGGGAGGTTCGTAA
- the serA gene encoding phosphoglycerate dehydrogenase — translation MFHVLIADPISDEGLDVLYNNEDVTVVKETGLKPDELESRIEEFDGLLVRSQTKVTRSVIEKADRLKIIGRAGVGVDNIDLEAATENGIIVVNAPNGNTNSAAEHTMAMMMALSRKIPQAHSALKNQKWERSKYVGFEVKNKTLGIVGLGRIGTEVAYRAKGQRMNVIAYDPFLTEEKADQMGIEYGEFEDVLKKADYITVHTPLLKDTRHMISTDAFKQMKDGVFMINCARGGIIDEDALYDALVSGKVAGAAIDVLEEEPFQDHKLLELPQVVATPHLGASTVEAQESVAVDVCHDVLNHLRGDIVKNPVNLPSVPSDVLSQIEPYFNLAEKLGMFLIRLTDDVPEEVNIYYSGDLSDVKIDPITRNAVKGLLERHLGSHVNDVNALYLAEKKDITIHENRTSTTKGFTNLMTVELKTKSGVRSVSGTLLNGLGPRLVRVDHYSVDVMPEGHIVVIHHKDLPGVIGEMGSLLSERNINIATMQVDRSDVGGNAIMILTIDKHAEQEELEALKELEEIKAVTAVDL, via the coding sequence ATGTTTCATGTATTAATAGCAGATCCTATCAGTGATGAAGGACTTGACGTTCTTTATAACAATGAGGACGTGACGGTCGTTAAAGAAACCGGCTTAAAACCGGACGAATTGGAAAGCCGTATTGAAGAGTTCGACGGCCTTCTCGTGCGCAGCCAGACTAAAGTAACCCGAAGCGTCATCGAAAAAGCTGACAGACTGAAAATTATCGGCCGAGCCGGGGTCGGTGTTGATAATATTGATCTTGAGGCAGCAACCGAAAATGGCATCATCGTCGTCAACGCGCCAAACGGCAATACCAATTCAGCCGCTGAACATACTATGGCAATGATGATGGCACTTTCCCGCAAAATCCCACAGGCTCATTCTGCGTTAAAGAATCAAAAATGGGAACGGTCGAAGTATGTTGGCTTTGAAGTCAAAAATAAAACACTCGGTATCGTCGGACTTGGACGAATCGGCACTGAAGTCGCTTACAGAGCTAAAGGCCAGCGTATGAACGTTATTGCGTATGATCCATTTTTGACCGAAGAAAAAGCAGACCAGATGGGCATTGAGTATGGTGAATTTGAAGATGTTTTAAAAAAGGCAGACTATATTACGGTACACACACCGCTCCTGAAGGATACACGGCACATGATCAGCACTGATGCTTTCAAGCAAATGAAGGACGGTGTATTTATGATTAACTGTGCACGCGGCGGAATCATTGATGAAGATGCCCTCTATGATGCACTTGTTTCCGGAAAAGTCGCCGGTGCAGCCATTGATGTGCTTGAAGAGGAGCCATTCCAGGATCATAAACTGCTGGAACTGCCGCAAGTTGTTGCGACACCGCATCTGGGTGCAAGCACCGTCGAGGCTCAGGAGTCTGTAGCTGTCGATGTTTGCCATGACGTTCTTAACCACCTGAGAGGCGACATCGTCAAAAATCCGGTCAATCTGCCGTCAGTTCCAAGTGACGTGCTCAGCCAAATCGAACCTTATTTCAATTTGGCCGAAAAACTCGGCATGTTCCTCATCCGGTTAACTGACGATGTCCCGGAAGAAGTGAATATTTATTATTCCGGTGATCTGTCAGACGTGAAAATTGACCCGATTACCCGGAATGCTGTAAAAGGCTTGCTCGAACGACACCTTGGCAGCCATGTGAACGATGTGAATGCTCTATATCTTGCCGAGAAAAAAGATATCACGATTCATGAAAACCGAACATCAACAACGAAAGGCTTCACTAATTTAATGACCGTTGAGCTCAAAACAAAATCAGGCGTGCGCAGCGTCTCCGGGACACTTCTGAACGGGCTGGGACCACGTCTCGTACGTGTCGATCATTACAGTGTTGACGTCATGCCGGAAGGACATATTGTGGTCATCCACCATAAGGACCTCCCCGGTGTTATCGGTGAAATGGGAAGCCTTCTGTCCGAACGCAATATTAATATTGCCACCATGCAAGTGGACCGTTCCGATGTCGGCGGAAATGCCATCATGATTCTCACCATTGATAAACACGCCGAGCAGGAAGAACTTGAGGCATTGAAAGAGTTGGAAGAAATAAAAGCAGTCACCGCGGTCGATTTGTGA
- a CDS encoding HAD family hydrolase has product MLKAIMFDLDDTLIWDEKSVDEAFKKACRLAEQKAGVNPEKLEERIRKNAQKLFAAYDTYEFAEMIGISPFEGLWAEFNDESDSLRSLKEIAPEYRKKTWTSSLKEAGVDDPQLVTELAETFQAERRKSQFVFEETFDVLNELKGKYQLLMLTNGSPDLQQTKLRITPELKPYFEHIVISGAFGKGKPDPSIFDHALELLSVEKDEVLMVGDNPSSDILGASRAGIQSVWINHHKYDPGEINPDYEIARLSGVLDVVGRISE; this is encoded by the coding sequence ATGCTAAAAGCAATTATGTTTGATCTGGATGATACGCTGATTTGGGATGAAAAAAGTGTCGACGAAGCTTTTAAAAAGGCTTGCCGTTTGGCCGAACAGAAGGCGGGTGTCAATCCAGAGAAACTTGAAGAACGAATCCGTAAAAATGCGCAGAAACTTTTCGCTGCTTATGATACATATGAATTTGCTGAGATGATCGGCATCAGTCCGTTTGAAGGGCTGTGGGCTGAATTTAATGATGAAAGTGATTCATTGCGCAGTTTGAAAGAAATAGCTCCGGAATACCGGAAAAAGACCTGGACATCTTCATTGAAGGAAGCGGGAGTGGATGATCCGCAGTTGGTCACGGAGCTAGCTGAGACATTCCAAGCAGAGCGGCGAAAAAGTCAGTTTGTGTTTGAAGAAACATTTGATGTGTTGAATGAATTGAAAGGAAAATATCAGCTGCTGATGCTGACGAATGGCTCCCCCGATCTCCAGCAGACCAAGCTGAGGATCACACCGGAATTAAAACCTTATTTTGAACATATCGTCATTTCTGGTGCATTCGGAAAGGGCAAACCGGACCCATCAATCTTCGACCATGCACTTGAATTGTTATCCGTTGAAAAAGATGAAGTACTGATGGTGGGTGATAACCCGAGTTCGGATATCCTGGGTGCATCAAGAGCCGGTATTCAGTCTGTCTGGATCAACCATCATAAATATGATCCGGGAGAGATTAACCCGGATTATGAAATCGCACGTTTGTCGGGGGTTCTGGACGTTGTGGGTCGGATCAGTGAATAA